Part of the Quercus robur chromosome 5, dhQueRobu3.1, whole genome shotgun sequence genome, TGgtgtgatttttatttatatattttttttttcaatgcagCGTTACCCTCGGGTGTATTTATCAAATTCATCCTCTAGCGCTTCACTTGACTTAGTCGTGGTTAAAGAGGTATTAGATTGATTATGGTTGCTTAATGTGTCCCTTATACTtgtgattaatatatatatatatatatattttttttttttaaatttctttttttataattcagtAGTTACAATTGGGAGGGGGAATTTGAACCTGGTTAAAGAGGTATTAGATTGGTTATGGCTGCTTAATGTGTCCCTTAtacttgtgatttatatatttttaaattttttttttgataattcaatagttacaattgGGAGGGGGGGATTTGAATCTTGGATGTCTCTGTTAGAAATACTAGGAAGTGCTAGTTGAGCTAGAGGGCTCTGgctgtattttttaaatttctatgtCGTGTATGATAATTAATTCTCTTTGTTTGCTTTTAGGCTTGGTTGCCATTTGTTCTTGGCTTGGGTACCAATGATAGTGAGAGAGAAGCAGCACACAAAAAGTCTGGTGCAACACTTGACTCCTCTGTGAGTTTGATTTGCTGTTCTTGGCTTTGTTGTTCTGTTTCCTTTAATTTGTAGTTCATAGACATTAGTAAGTTGTATATTTTTCACTATGACCAATCCGCAATAATCTGCACTAGTGTTTCTACTAAGAaagctatttaattttttctcaaaaactcTCCTCATCTACAATTTCTAGGACTCCATTTGGATGGCAAGGGAGATAAAGAAAGTAGAAGTACTTAGAGGTGCTTAATAAATcaagttttttgcaattttttactttccctctttcttttgtgttatattttatgGACtttttatcttaaatatttCACCTGGCGAATAAAGTTTTGAATCGTGTGTTAATGTCTATAAAAAGTAACCTAGTTGTGAATATCAATTGTGCGTTTCCATGTGATTCTAAAACAGGTTTTTGCATTCTATGAGCATGTAGACTTTTTTGTTGTGGGGAGGACGTGGGGAGTGGTGGTTTGTGACACATGGGTATAGAGTAATGGATGTTATGTAGGATCTTTAGATATTCAGTACTAAATTAGACTCTTGATGAGATTTTGAATATGTTGATGGCTGTTTGATATTAAATCAATGAATACAACATGAAATAAAGCAAGATAAAATACCAGGCAATCACACCTAGGTTTTCCTAAGAAATCAAACTTAGGTTGGAGAAGGCAATTACACCCTCAAAACTGAGAGTAAGCTCCTcgaattttattgcaacaaaaccTTTATATAGGTTATAGGTTATTGTTAAATCCTTTCCTAGAAGGACCGAGACTTCTAAATAACCTATTCCTAGAATGATTAGAATTATTAATAACAAAGGAAAAAGTACATAAGAGCTTCTAAACCAAATAGGAAAAGGgctcaaaacacaaaataagaTTGGCCTTTCATACAGCCAGGGACAGCCCATTTTAGAAATATGAAAATTACCAGATTGCCCTTATTCTAGTAAAACTTAATTCAAACCTTTATCCAATAAAAGATAAACAGAAACAAACAGTAAAAGAAAACTCAATACTCTAAACTTAATAAGCTAGGTCCTAAGAGAGCACTCCATCATCCAAAACATCCCAAATAATGCTTGAGCATTAGAACCAGCTTTCCCTCGCCTCTTATAACTTATAATTCTTTAAAGGGGGCCACCAGTTACGTCCCCAATCAGGCTGACAACCTGAATCATTTTTGACAGCAGAGATGCTTCTTTGTTATATGATGGAAATATTAATGATGGATGATGCTGTTAGTTCCTACATCTTACTATTCTGAGTGTTTGATTGTTGAACACTTGAACTTGATTTTAACTGTCTTAATTACTGCAATTCCGCCTTCAAATAAGTGTCATTGCTTATCTCAGGGTTTTCATCTTCTGATTCAAGACATTGCTGCAGTGGCTGGTGaagaaaaatttcaagcattAGACACAAAGGTTAGTTTACTTATTTTCTGGGTTCATTGGAAGGGCATGGCATATTTGATCATAGGTCGTAATAGTAAAGCAAAATATGTTAACTGTAGTCACATGAAGGTATGGACCCTTATTTGGTTGTGATTCATTTGTAGAATGGATGTTGCTTCTAAACCCTATGTTTACCTTGATAAACTTGGAATGCAAAATGTAAAGATCATTTTTGggaaaacaaatgcaaaaccCAATTGTATGCATAAATTGAATATAGATGCAAACATGAACTGGTGCTGTGTCTCATTATTATGGTTTTCGTCTCATATTTTCCAATCCAGTAACACTCTTCCTCCTCATGTTAAGCCTTTTGTAGAGCCACATATTTTAAGTTTGTAAGTTTAAGAGAATAATCTAACTGCCAATTaatattgaagctttcacatcattcattaaataaaaaaaagttccgACCCTAAGATAAGAATGCCCTTAAATTTGTCAATCTTTTTTTGCTGTTAAACTAATCATGTGATTTGTTTCTCAAGTCTGGGATATTTTTTTCAGGTTTTGGATCTTATCATAATGCTTCCTTCCTCACctatactttattattttaaactttttaaaaaatattaacttttttgCTTGAAATTGTGTATAGTTTAGAGAGAGGCTCATGCTTTTAGAATTGGGGCGAAAATTACAGATGGGATTGTATGATTGAGATAATAGGCCCATCTGAGAAATAAGTAATTGTGGGGTGATCCAACTAtatacaacaataacaacaacaaattcttagttccaaaattttccttaaatatGATACTAATTTAAAGGATTTTTTAAAAGAGGGGGGATggtggggggggtgggggggaagAGTGGGGAGCCCTGTCCTTTAGGATATGTTTGATTAGAAGTAAAATATTAAAGATGGAAAAAGGGTGAGGGAATAAGTTTTACCTTGTTTGGTAAGATGGAAATTAGGAAGGGGAGGCAAGTCCAAAGGGTTCTTATCTAGAAAGGTTttctatgttaaaaaaaaaaaaaaaaaaaaatagaagaaagggTTGATGCAGAGAGTGCGAAgacaatttaattaaattttagaagtcaattgtCAATTTAGGTTTATTGTTGGTCgattgcattttattttaggtctttTTAGCTATtacattattaatattttattttatttcttagagtcaagtttatttttagaattcaaTTATTAAGCTTTGGCCCAAGTCAATTAGGGTTATAGTCCAGTCTTATTAGCTATTTAAGTGTGCTATTATACTCTAGTGGGGATagtttatgataaaaattttattcgCATTATGCTCATGTTTAGTGCTGATTCCACTCAACAATAGGTGCTGAAGCCTACTTTTCATGCTATTCTAGGTGGTGAAGAttagaattttttgtattcttctttcttattttggTCAAATTTATTTAAGCTTTGGTACAAGAGCAAAGTTCGATTCATCACAACCACCTAATCACCTACAACTTAGGATGCACGGACACTTCATTTGGGGTGTCGTACCCATGTCGTAACGGTGTCTAATCTGCcgtatcatgttataatttttcaaaaattgcttgtGTCACCATATCGTACCCATACTTGTACCTGTACTtgtgtccgtgtccgtgtccgtgtctGTGCATCCTTGCCTACAACCCAAAGCTCAAGCCTCCACCACCAAGCCGTGAACTAGCCTCCAAAACTTTCAAATCCAATCTTAAGTCAActcaaaacccattaaaaactCATAATTTATCCCTAAACAAATCTACCTGAGCAATCGTTAAAAAATTCCCAAACACCATCGTCATACTGAGCTTGGCAACACTGAATGATTCCAAACGGTCTAGATCACAACCCAAACAATCCTAGGGCCACCTCTCATCCATTTGGGTTCTCCCAATTGAGCCTGTGACTTTGCCTACACTAGATTGTGAAGATTGTAATTGTGAGTCCCAAATGCTACTGCCCAAACATACCCTTCCATTGTCCCTATAAAACCTATCGTAGCCCCATGTTGCTGATTTCACCTTAACTGTCATCGAGACCAAAGCAGCATCCATTCATCAATCAAAGTCCTCATGCTCGCTATAACAAGTTTCTACTGACAATCCCACATGCAAAAGCGGGTCCTACATTTCTGTCATCATCACATCAATGCAATATTGCCAATGACATCTTTATATCACTAAGACCTCACTGTAAACAATTTCATTCATTGAAGCCGAGCCATGCTGCCCCGATTTCTTGACAAGTTGCTCAGCGGCCATTACTCTGTTGGAAAATATTGACTCATTGCCATTGGAGCTGTGCTGATTCTATCACTGAGGTTCATTATAAAGGATCTTTGTTTTACTTGTTTTGCATGCCTACAACCAAATAGTGCAGCTTGACCAAAATTAACACACCCCACCTGGTCTTGTGAATTTCAGACCCAATCCattgtaaataaaaattgaaggcCTGAAACAAGTAACGATGCATTTGAGTTTGCCCATTAGCCCATGTAATTAATTTAGCTGAACATCAAGCCATACATGCCCCTTGACCCATATGTGCTTGTCATTAGCCAATCAAGGTTCAAAACACAGCAACATTTAGTCCATAACTAGGTTTTGTCAAGATGAAACTCAttagtagagaaaaaaaatatcggTAGAGCGTGGAGAACATCTCTTTATAAGGAACAAGCATACCGTAGCTATTTGGTTAGAAATgattgaaatgaaataaaaccTCAGAAAAATATCACCTTAGTCCTGTACTCCTATCAAGGGAAACCTCTACCTCAAATCCTATTTGGGTGACTTTTAGATCGAAAAAATAGTTTGCAGGAGAATATCACTTCAGTCCTACTAAGTACTTAGCACAATTTGAAGAATACAAGATGCTTGTTCATATTCTGAATCCCAATTGGTAATGGAGCCCACTTTGGTATCAATAAAAGCCATACTGAAAGTCATCTAAGACCTGTCTACGAGGATCGTGTTAATAGATCCTTCCTTTCTACCGATGACCACTAGCAATTAAATTGTAGCTTCCCACACAAGAGGCAATAGTGTTGGTATTGAGATTTTGGTGAAGAAACATCTAGACCGCTGGAAACTACTGTTGAAAGAGAAGTATAAGTGCCAATAGATACTACAATTCTAGAGTAGTGAGCAGAGCATTCTGTGGAGTCTAAATAGTGAGTTGGAATACTTGAACCATGTTTAGTAGATTTAATGCAGCTTGTTAGAGTGTCATATATATTGCTTATCGCTGTGAATAGAGATATCACATTGCTCTTAgtatggacaaaaaaaaaaaaaaaaaggcagaaaaAGGTGTTTTGCAAAAAAGAGAGTGATGTGACATGAATCAGGAGTGAAAGGGATTTAATgatctgataccatgttaagtAAAGAGAATAAAAGATGGAATTGTACAGAAAAGGAGGACCTGTGTTTCCAAGATTCCATCCCCAAAaccattcattcattcattataTATGGGAAAGTTTGTTATAAGATGGAGAATATTTTGATGGTGACAGCTGGTAGGGATACCTCATCAGTTGAATCTTCTAGACTTTTATAGAAGAGTACCACTCATATAATACAAGTGTACAACCCAATATTATCTCTATAATTCCTTTAATAGTGGTCTTAATTTGTGCTCTCATTCAAAGCCTTTTGATGATGGCATATGCCACAAATCATGTACTTGATAATGGAGATTATTTTCCTAAATGTGTTCACTATTTCTTGGTTGTTTGTGTGCCTGTGTAATAACATACTAGTTTGTGATCTCATATGCAACAGATCATGTACTTGACAATGTATGTTTATTTCCTAAATGAATTCGCTATTTCTTGATTGCATTTTCCTAATTCAAATGTTTGAAAACATTACTAATGAAGTAATTTCCCTAGAGACATGCAATGCATCATTAACAACAACCAAACTGTAGTCCCAAAATTCTGAAGTTGGCTATGGATCTTTTCCGTTATTCATTGAAGTCATACTCTATGTTACCTCTTAAATTGAAATgtctttttttactatttctacTAATGTTGTTCTATGACCTTCTTCTAACGTTTATCTCATTCCTTCCCTTTGACTTGAATCAACTCACTCTTCCTTGCAAGTTCCTTGATTTCTCTTCTTTGCACAAGACCAAGCCATTACAAGAGActccctcatcttttcattaATATGGATCACCCCCtatttttaagtgaattttctcattttgaatTCCATCTTTCTTTGTATTTCCACTATCTtgacaatttcttttttgctaCACCCATTTTATGAACATGTTGCTTCTTAATGGCCACATGGAATACATCATCAATGCCCCTTATTGATATTAACTTTTGTTTCAGATTTTTTGACCTATAATTCCTTGACTTCTTTCAGTATAATTGTATATATTGTGTCTGATGCTCTTTTATAATTGAGTGATTTATATCCAGTAGATATTTGCTATCAATGCCTTGGCTTTATCACTTCACTTAAGCACAAATTTTGTTAGGTTCTTATTTGTTACTTTATCTGTTGGCAGTCCCTTGGGAGCATGTTACTGTTCCAGTATCTTGTGAATGTTCTTGAAGCAGATATACTACCTCGTAacagtgtgtatgaaggtacgctgatatttttttcttttatgccATCACATCTTTGGGAGGTTGAAGTACTTCATTGTGTGCTGCAGAAACTATGAACTGGGCCCTTCTGAGGGAATCTTTGCTTAACGTGCTTCTGGTATACCCTTGTCCTTAAAGCCATGAACACCGAAGATATAACTTCACCCTGCTTCTTGGAGACACTATTTAATGTTTATTTGAGAGAATGTGAGGTTGTTTAGACTAGATTTCTTTTGCAggcaagaaaaattaaaatcttacaGTACTAATACTTTAATCATCTATTGATGTTCTACATCATGGCtcttctgttttctttctttacagAGATTTAACTTCAGACTCCTGCTTCTTGGAGAcgctatttaatttttatttgagagaaTGTGAGGTTTAGACTAGATTTCTTTTGCAGGGGTCAAGAAAATTAAACTATAAAGGCTTAGTGAGAGATTGCTTGACCATTGTATGTGGACTATTTCAAATTCAATCTGCATTCAGTAATGATAAGATATGTCTGGAGAATTATGTGGCAAAACCATCTGACAGTTGTGACACTGCTGTGGCAATTGCTTTGCCTGAAATAGGACAGAATACCTGCATTGCCATGCAGAAACTTCTGATTCTAGTAAGTTCCAAAACATCCTCTAGTTCAGGACGTTTGAATCAGTCTCAACATGAGCTCTAATAATGTTGACTCTTTAGATTATGGAACTTGATATATCAAAGAAGAAAGCAGATATGAAAGGTTTGACTACCAGAGCTGATGGTGTGAGGTTATTGTTTCTTTTCCTCAAATAGTGAAATTTTAGGTATTGGTTTGTGTTCTATAGttcttgaaaaataaatgcattgcTGTAATATGTGCAGGACCCCACTGGTAGAGGTAATTCTTGATGAACTAACTTACAATAAGGGCCTTCTTTCCCCATTTCTCCAGGTATTCATCCCAATATTTTTTCTACTCTCTCATTTGCAATAAGTGTGCATTTCTGTATTTATATGTACACAAACATGTAAATACGTTGCTTAATGCATTGTAAAAGATGGGGATGCTTCAAAAGGCACTTGGCTTTATCCAGAAAACAATGGCATAGGTGTTAGTTGCAACTCTGACCACATACCAAAAAATCCATATCCCTTATTAAATATTGACAATGGGGGTTCGTTAGTGCgtagttttacttttttatttatttattttttatctaggAAATTCTTAATCTACCATGAtatcaactattttttttttaaaggaaaaaggatCTCCCTATTTGAAATTTATCCATTTCATGGTTCTTACTAAATGGTTACAAATCTAAATGTTTATCCTGTGCAACATCATTTTAAATCTCCAATTGAAATTGATCTatttcatgttttaaattaaatattacaaatctaaagGTGTATTGCCAtatcatttgaaattttaaatgacgTAGCTGTACGTTGTAAGACCTAAGAAGTAAAATCTGAAACATGGAATGGATAGGATCCTATTCCATTATATAAATCATAATGTTATGTCTACTTTTTGGCAAAATATATTTTCTGCATTTTCCAATGTTGGCACAGCTGAAAATCTTGATCAACAGAAAACCTTTTCCGAAGTGaataagaaaaacccaaaagtgACAAAATATGTTTTCCCCCATTCTTTTGGGCCCTATCCCCTTGCATTCCTTTGTGCCACCATTACCTCTTCTCTCCCCTCACCTGCATCATTACGCCATCGCCACACCACCTTTGATGCCACCATTGCCAACGCTACTAACATCATTGTTACCACACTGCCACCATCACACCACCATTAATGGCTCTCAGGGAGTGAGTTTGTGGAAGTCTATTAGTCATGGTTGCCCATCTTTTGTTCGTCACATCCAATTTGAGGTTGGGGCTGGGTTTACTGTTAGATTTTGGCAGGACATTTGGTGTGGGGACACTTCTTTGTGTGTGCTCTATCTGagacttttttctttaatttgaaaTAAGGAGGCCTATGTGGCTGATTTGATGAAGTTCCCAAATGGTGTTCTTTTCTGGGATCTAAATTTTAGAAGATACAATGAAGATTGGGAATTGGAATCCTTTTACAGTTTAATGTCTAGAATTTATGGATCTTCTTTGAAAGGAGTTGGGGACAATAAGATGTGTTGGAAACCTGCTATGGGAAGAGTTTTTGCTATTTGTTCTTATTACCAGGTGCTGACAAAAAGTTTTGATCAATCTTTCCCTTGGAAGACTGTTTGGAAGTCTAAGGTCCCCTCTAGAgttgctttttttgtttggattgcaGTTTTGGGGAATATTTTGACTATTGATAATCTTAGGAAACGgcggattttgattttggattggtgtcGTATGTGTAAAAGAAATGGGGAATTAGTTACCACCTCCTTATCCATTGCCTTATTGCTTTTGATTTAAAATCTATGGTGTGTACTTTGTTTGgcattcattgggttatgccaaaaACAATGGTGGAGCTGTTGGCTTGTTGGCAAGGAAAGTTTGGGAGGCATCAGAATTCTGCTATTTGATGGTTGTGcatcattgtttgatgtggtgcatttggcggGAGAGGAATAACCGGCATTTTGAGGATTTAGAGAGATCAGTTTCAGATCTTAAATCCTTCTTCCTTAATACTCTTTTGGATTGGGTTACAGTGTTAGGCTTTCGTTCTTTTTCTTCAGTCCATGGTTTCATGGACTTTTGTACTTTATGcacttgatttgtttttgtccTTGATGTATACTTCCTGTATGCTCAGGTGACACCcctcttctttttaatatatttttattacttctcaaaaaaaaaaaaaaaaatttggaaaatgttttcaggATCAATTTTAGGGTaccaacaaaaaatagaaaaaacaagtCATTTTCATGTCccaggaaattattttttgttgaaacaAATGGAGAGTAAGTTGGCTAAGTTTTTCTAATTATATTTGTTTCCTAATTTATTGCACAATTTGTATTTGCTATTACTTTGTAAAGGTCCATGTTTCCATAGTTTCAAGTGATTCTAGTTTCTTGTTGTGTCTTGGTAAGTTACAATTTTCTAGTAgttatttttatgggaaaatacACTGTTAGTCCCTAAACTTTAGTGCTAGCCCCTAAAGATTAAGTGATTGCTTTTAGTTCATAGCAAACTTAAAATGGTTGCTTTAGGTCCTTTTGTTAACATCTGTTAAATCTCTCTATGGAACGATGGCGTGCCCTAACTAAAAATTAACACGTCATCATTTCGTTAGACAGGTTTGGGACTAAAAGCGATCACTTTAAACTATAGGGTCTAAAATTGCTCATGGGCTGAAGTTCAAGGACCAACAATATATTTTggtcttcttttatttttaagaatgccaatattttttttagtgccAATAATGGGGATGGTTTGCAGGTCTTCAATGAACCCAAATGGAAGCTGGATATAATTTTGCAGTATTTCTGGAAGTACATAGCAAAAGTAAGTTGTTAGATTACTGGTACCTCCATTTAAATTGTCCCAAACGATTCATGTCTATGATGTTTGCCCTTATATATCAAGGCTTTTGACTTGGGGGCAGAACTTTCCTATGTTCATCCAACCTACTAAATGGTGACTTATCTGAGTATTTTTAGTTGCATGACATATTAAAGTCATGTGACTAATTTAAATGACTTAATGAATTATCTAAAAAAAGTACATGTGGATGATCAGTTGAATTGCCACATAACGGGTTATTGGAGATTCCTTTAATCCGGCTTAGAGGAAAACTGTCCTTGACATAATTTTAAAGGTAATATGATATGTTTTTCCTACTATTGTATTATCTTCATATGGTTAATTACATCCCATTTTGCACAGCCTTCTATTCGTACTCGAAGATCAACTGATTTTGTAGATGATGAAACTTTCAATGGAGCTTTGAAGTGCTTTTCAAATGGTACTAGCACAAAAGGCATCATAAAAAGGATCGGTATAAAAGAAATTCAGTTGCTTTTAGCACATGGTTATAAGGTGATTTTTCTTGTATCTCAAGCAACATTTACTTCTCGATGCCCTGCAGCTACAGGTTATTGTGTTTTACCACATGACTCATTC contains:
- the LOC126726078 gene encoding negative regulator of systemic acquired resistance SNI1 isoform X2 yields the protein MEKENDINRGRSNKGGGIAENILAFLDASVTKDTQDANDDRIAFLEAVFAASIVPESGFPPTNKMSEAVFQILRLGKSLELIMRYPRVYLSNSSSSASLDLVVVKEAWLPFVLGLGTNDSEREAAHKKSGATLDSSGFHLLIQDIAAVAGEEKFQALDTKSLGSMLLFQYLVNVLEADILPRNSVYEETMNWALLRESLLNVLLGSRKLNYKGLVRDCLTIVCGLFQIQSAFSNDKICLENYVAKPSDSCDTAVAIALPEIGQNTCIAMQKLLILIMELDISKKKADMKGLTTRADGVRTPLVEVILDELTYNKGLLSPFLQVFNEPKWKLDIILQYFWKYIAKPSIRTRRSTDFVDDETFNGALKCFSNGTSTKGIIKRIGIKEIQLLLAHGYKAQLLLLSEQCPAEAISDSKEDVRSNSLVEISKNMISAFNSLRRTDECIEISSYVKEAMFTAATLLSKKS
- the LOC126726078 gene encoding negative regulator of systemic acquired resistance SNI1 isoform X1 produces the protein MEKENDINRGRSNKGGGIAENILAFLDASVTKDTQDANDDRIAFLEAVFAASIVPESGFPPTNKMSEAVFQILRLGKSLELIMASFQLLNELDKRYPRVYLSNSSSSASLDLVVVKEAWLPFVLGLGTNDSEREAAHKKSGATLDSSGFHLLIQDIAAVAGEEKFQALDTKSLGSMLLFQYLVNVLEADILPRNSVYEETMNWALLRESLLNVLLGSRKLNYKGLVRDCLTIVCGLFQIQSAFSNDKICLENYVAKPSDSCDTAVAIALPEIGQNTCIAMQKLLILIMELDISKKKADMKGLTTRADGVRTPLVEVILDELTYNKGLLSPFLQVFNEPKWKLDIILQYFWKYIAKPSIRTRRSTDFVDDETFNGALKCFSNGTSTKGIIKRIGIKEIQLLLAHGYKAQLLLLSEQCPAEAISDSKEDVRSNSLVEISKNMISAFNSLRRTDECIEISSYVKEAMFTAATLLSKKS
- the LOC126726078 gene encoding negative regulator of systemic acquired resistance SNI1 isoform X5 encodes the protein MSEAVFQILRLGKSLELIMASFQLLNELDKRYPRVYLSNSSSSASLDLVVVKEAWLPFVLGLGTNDSEREAAHKKSGATLDSSGFHLLIQDIAAVAGEEKFQALDTKSLGSMLLFQYLVNVLEADILPRNSVYEETMNWALLRESLLNVLLGSRKLNYKGLVRDCLTIVCGLFQIQSAFSNDKICLENYVAKPSDSCDTAVAIALPEIGQNTCIAMQKLLILIMELDISKKKADMKGLTTRADGVRTPLVEVILDELTYNKGLLSPFLQVFNEPKWKLDIILQYFWKYIAKPSIRTRRSTDFVDDETFNGALKCFSNGTSTKGIIKRIGIKEIQLLLAHGYKAQLLLLSEQCPAEAISDSKEDVRSNSLVEISKNMISAFNSLRRTDECIEISSYVKEAMFTAATLLSKKS
- the LOC126726078 gene encoding negative regulator of systemic acquired resistance SNI1 isoform X3; the encoded protein is MEKENDINRGRSNKGGGIAENILAFLDASVTKDTQDANDDRIAFLEAVFAASIVPESGFPPTNKMSEAVFQILRLGKSLELIMASFQLLNELDKRYPRVYLSNSSSSASLDLVVVKEGFHLLIQDIAAVAGEEKFQALDTKSLGSMLLFQYLVNVLEADILPRNSVYEETMNWALLRESLLNVLLGSRKLNYKGLVRDCLTIVCGLFQIQSAFSNDKICLENYVAKPSDSCDTAVAIALPEIGQNTCIAMQKLLILIMELDISKKKADMKGLTTRADGVRTPLVEVILDELTYNKGLLSPFLQVFNEPKWKLDIILQYFWKYIAKPSIRTRRSTDFVDDETFNGALKCFSNGTSTKGIIKRIGIKEIQLLLAHGYKAQLLLLSEQCPAEAISDSKEDVRSNSLVEISKNMISAFNSLRRTDECIEISSYVKEAMFTAATLLSKKS
- the LOC126726078 gene encoding negative regulator of systemic acquired resistance SNI1 isoform X4; protein product: MEKENDINRGRSNKGGGIAENILAFLDASVTKDTQDANDDRIAFLEAVFAASIVPESGFPPTNKMSEAVFQILRLGKSLELIMRYPRVYLSNSSSSASLDLVVVKEGFHLLIQDIAAVAGEEKFQALDTKSLGSMLLFQYLVNVLEADILPRNSVYEETMNWALLRESLLNVLLGSRKLNYKGLVRDCLTIVCGLFQIQSAFSNDKICLENYVAKPSDSCDTAVAIALPEIGQNTCIAMQKLLILIMELDISKKKADMKGLTTRADGVRTPLVEVILDELTYNKGLLSPFLQVFNEPKWKLDIILQYFWKYIAKPSIRTRRSTDFVDDETFNGALKCFSNGTSTKGIIKRIGIKEIQLLLAHGYKAQLLLLSEQCPAEAISDSKEDVRSNSLVEISKNMISAFNSLRRTDECIEISSYVKEAMFTAATLLSKKS